Proteins from one Bos indicus x Bos taurus breed Angus x Brahman F1 hybrid chromosome 19, Bos_hybrid_MaternalHap_v2.0, whole genome shotgun sequence genomic window:
- the STARD3 gene encoding stAR-related lipid transfer protein 3 — protein sequence MSKLSGDLLARDLERSLPAVASLGSSLSHSQSLSSHLLPPPLSEKRRAISDVRRTFCLFVTFDLLFISLLWIIELNTNTGIQKNLEQEIINYRFKTSFFDIFVLAFFRFSGLLLGYAVLRLRHWWVIAVTTLVSSAFLIVKVILSELLSKGAFGYLLPIVSFVLAWLETWFLDFKVLPQEAEEERWYLAAQAAVARGPLLFSGALSEGQFYSPPESFAGSDNESDDEIVGKKSFSAQEREYVLQGKEAMAVVDQILAQEENWKFEKNNEYGDTVYTIEIPFHGKTFILKTFLPCPAELVYQEVILQPERMVLWNKTVTACQILQRVEDNTLISYDVSSGAAGGVVSPRDFVNVRRIERRRDRYLSAGIATTHCAKPPTHKYVRGENGPGGFIVLKSASNPRVCTFIWILNTDLKGRLPRYLIHQSLAATMFEFAFHLRQRIGELGARA from the exons ATGAGCAAGCTGTCCGGGGACCTGCTGGCCCGCGACCTGGAGCGCAGCCTGCCGGCCGTGGCCTCCCTGGGCTCGTCGCTATCCCACAGCCAGAGCCTCTcctctcacctcctcccaccGCCGCTGTCGGAGAAGCGCCGGGCCATCTCCGACGTCCGCCGCACCTTCTGTCTGTTCGTCACCTTCGACCTGCTCTTCATCTCCCTGCTCTGGATCATTGAGCTGAAC ACCAACACAGGCATCCAGAAGAACCTGGAGCAGGAGATCATCAACTACAGATTTAAAACTTCCTTCTTTGACATCTTT GTCCTGGCCTTCTTCCGCTTCTCCGGACTGCTCCTGGGCTACGCCGTGCTGCGGCTCCGGCACTGGTGGGTGATTGCG GTCACCACGCTGGTGTCCAGTGCATTCCTCATCGTCAAGGTCATCCTCTCTGAG CTGCTCAGCAAAGGGGCCTTCGGCTACTTGCTCCCCATCGTCTCCTTTGTCCTCGCCTGGCTGGAGACCTGGTTCCTTGACTTCAAAGTCCTACCTCAGGAGGCTGAGGAGGAGCGAT GGTACCTTGCCGCCCAGGCTGCTGTCGCCCGAGGACCCCTGCTCTTCTCCGGCGCTCTATCTGAGGGCCAGTTCTATTCACCCCCAGAATCCTTTGCAG GGTCTGACAATGAATCCGATGATGAAATTGTTGGGAAGAAAAGCTTCTCTGCCCAG GAACGGGAGTACGTCCTTCAGGGGAAGGAGGCCATGGCGGTGGTGGACCAGATCTTGGCCCAAGAGGAGAACTGGAAGTTTGAGAAGAATAAC GAATATGGGGACACTGTGTACACCATCGAGATTCCCTTTCACGGCAAGACCTTCATTCTGAAG aCCTTCCTGCCCTGCCCCGCGGAGCTGGTGTACCAGGAGGTAATCCTACAGCCTGAGAGGATGGTGCTATGGAACAAGACGGTGACCGCCTGCCAG ATCCTTCAGCGAGTAGAGGACAACACCCTCATCTCCTATGATGTGTCTTCAGGGGCCGCGGGTGGCGTGGTCTCCCCCAG GGATTTTGTGAATGTCCGACGCATCGAGCGGCGCCGAGACCGATACCTGTCCGCGGGCATCGCCACCACGCACTGCGCCAAGCCCCCGACGCACAAATACGTCAG GGGAGAGAATGGTCCTGGGGGCTTCATCGTGCTCAAGTCGGCCAGTAATCCCCGAGTCTGCACCTTCATCTGGATCCTTAATACAGATCTCAAG GGCCGCCTGCCCCGGTACCTCATCCACCAGAGCCTCGCAGCCACCATGTTCGAATTTGCCTTCCACCTGCGGCAGCGCATTGGAGAGCTGGGTGCCCGGGCATAA